One stretch of Euphorbia lathyris chromosome 7, ddEupLath1.1, whole genome shotgun sequence DNA includes these proteins:
- the LOC136201154 gene encoding probable serine/threonine-protein kinase At1g09600, with protein sequence MGCICSKGAADEDVHINENERYKGNQFDISSVQLVAPEPSKKEEDIGGKVVLVHTSSKSSTVIVQLENGEKNGKNADGSLKNRHHQRRATMDLGSTGNSQHFVSRITSMPHGSEKELIEAGWPQWLTTAAPDAIKGWLPRRADSFERLDKIGQGTYSSVYKARDLETGKIVAMKKVRFVNMDPESVRFMAREIHILRKLDHPNIMKLESIVTSRMSDSLYLVFEYMEHDLAGIAATPGMKFTEPQIKCYMQQLLRGLEHCHSRGVLHRDIKGSNLLIDNNGILKIGDFGLATFYQPDQSQALTSRVVTLWYRAPELLLGATQYGDAIDLWSTGCILAELFAGKPIMPGRTEVEQMHKILKLCGSAPDDYWKKTKLPQATSFRPQHNYKRRISETFKNFPPSALSLVDKLLTVEPEDRGSATSALNSEFFCAEPFPCDPSTLPKYPPSKELDAKVRDEEARRKRAEAVKGRGTESVRGTFSKLSPEEFIPPGQTKTTCTSYKYDMQEDAGSGFRIEPAGGYKKNGLTQTNSMIHPSSLGAPSNKSSKPNPEIRSRDSQPAEDVPNTNKKDERFSGAPMGNVRRKNRIHYSGPLMPPGGNMEEMLKEHERQIQQAVRKARLEKSATKKNIDD encoded by the exons ATGGGCTGCATCTGCTCAAAAGGAGCTGCAGATGAAGATGTTCATATCAATGAAAATGAGAGATATAAGGGGAATCAATTTGACATATCATCCGTACAATTGGTGGCTCCGGAACCCTCGAAGAAAGAGGAGGACATTGGCGGGAAAGTCGTGTTGGTGCATACTAGTTCTAAGTCCAGTACTGTTATTGTTCAATTGGAAAATGGAGAGAAGAATGGGAAGAATGCTGATGGATCCTTAAAAAACCGGCATCATCAAAGACGGGCAACAATGGACTTGGGTTCAACGGGGAATTCGCAACACTTTGTGTCTAGGATAACCAGCATGCCTCATGGCTCCGAAAAGGAGCTCATTGAAGCTGGATGGCCTCAATGGTTAACCACTGCTGCTCCTGATGCCATCAAAGGCTGGTTGCCTCGACGTGCTGACTCTTTCGAGAGGTTAGATAAG ATTGGACAAGGAACTTACAGCAGTGTATACAAAGCTCGTGACCTTGAAACCGGAAAAATTGTTGCTATGAAGAAGGTGCGCTTTGTCAATATGGATCCTGAAAGTGTTCGGTTCATGGCTAGGGAAATCCATATTCTGCGTAAACTTGACCATCCAAATATAATGAAGCTTGAGAGTATAGTCACTTCGAGAATGTCCGATAGCTTGTACCTTGTATTCGAGTATATGGAGCATGACCTAGCTGGGATTGCAGCAACACCTGGGATGAAATTTACCGAACCACAG ATTAAATGTTATATGCAACAACTTCTTCGTGGACTGGAACACTGTCATAGTCGTGGCGTCCTACACCGAGACATCAAGGGTTCGAATCTTCTGATTGATAATAACGGTATTCTCAAAATTGGAGACTTTGGTCTGGCGACATTTTACCAGCCTGATCAAAGTCAGGCATTGACTAGTCGTGTTGTAACGCTGTGGTATAGAGCACCCGAGCTCTTACTTGGCGCTACACAGTACGGAGATGCTATAGATTTGTGGAGCACTGGTTGCATTCTAGCTGAACTCTTTGCAGGAAAGCCTATTATGCCGGGAAGAACGGAG GTGGAGCAAATGCATAAGATCCTTAAGCTTTGTGGATCGGCCCCCGATGATTACTGGAAGAAAACGAAACTTCCCCAAGCTACAAGTTTCAGACCTCAACACAATTATAAACGTCGAATTTCCGAAACATTCAAAAACTTCCCCCCTTCAGCTTTATCTCTTGTGGATAAGCTCCTGACAGTGGAACCGGAAGATAGGGGATCGGCCACTTCAGCTCTGAATAGTGAG TTCTTCTGTGCAGAACCCTTCCCTTGTGATCCTTCTACTCTACCGAAATATCCTCCAAGTAAAGAACTCGATGCAAAGGTTCGAGACGAAGAAGCAAGAAG GAAAAGAGCGGAGGCAGTAAAAGGACGCGGGACAGAATCTGTTAGAGGCACGTTTAGTAAACTTTCCCCAGAAGAATTCATTCCTCCAGGACAGACAAAAACTACATGCACAAGTTATAAATACGATATGCAAGAGGATGCTGGTTCGGGTTTCCGAATTGAGCCTGCTGGAGGATATAAGAAGAATGGTTTAACTCAGACTAATTCGATGATTCATCCTTCTTCGTTAGGAGCACCATCAAATAAGAGCTCGAAACCTAATCCAGAAATTAGATCACGGGACTCTCAGCCTGCTGAAGATGTTCCGAATACTAATAAAAAGGACGAAAGATTTTCTGGTGCTCCTATG GGGAATGTTCGCCGGAAAAACAGAATCCATTACTCGGGACCATTAATGCCACCCGGAGGAAACATGGAAGAGATGCTGAAAGAGCACGAAAGGCAAATCCAACAGGCTGTTCGCAAAGCACGACTTGAGAAATCCGCGACAAAAAAGAACATTGATGATTAG